A genomic region of Streptomyces rimosus contains the following coding sequences:
- a CDS encoding MaoC family dehydratase: MAQPRVFGSLDELRNAVGEDLGTSDWLEIDQKRIDLFADATGDHQWIHVDPERAAAGPFGATIAHGYLTLALLPALVPQLLRVDNVKMGINYGVNKVRFPAPVPVGSRLRATARIADVTEVPGGVQLATAVTVEREGGDKPVCVAETLSRFLL, encoded by the coding sequence ATGGCACAGCCCCGGGTGTTCGGCTCGCTCGACGAGCTGCGGAACGCGGTCGGCGAGGACCTCGGCACCAGCGACTGGCTGGAGATCGACCAGAAGCGGATCGACCTGTTCGCGGACGCCACCGGTGATCACCAGTGGATCCACGTCGACCCGGAGCGGGCCGCGGCCGGTCCGTTCGGCGCCACGATCGCGCACGGCTACCTGACGCTGGCGCTGCTGCCCGCGCTCGTACCGCAGCTGCTGCGCGTCGACAACGTCAAGATGGGCATCAACTACGGCGTCAACAAGGTCCGCTTCCCCGCTCCCGTCCCGGTCGGCTCCCGGCTGCGGGCCACCGCCCGGATCGCGGACGTGACCGAGGTGCCCGGCGGTGTGCAGCTCGCGACGGCGGTGACGGTCGAACGCGAGGGCGGCGACAAGCCGGTGTGCGTGGCCGAGACGCTCAGCCGCTTCCTCCTGTGA
- a CDS encoding TetR/AcrR family transcriptional regulator has translation MVTEAERTDGSGEDWADVSPEAARRLVRAAVQAFAERGYHATTTRDIAGRAGMSPAALYIHYKTKEELLYRISGVGHEKALRIMEEAAAAGGGPTERLAAAVRTFARWHARHHTTARVIQYELQALSEEHYTEIADLRRRTDRSLRGILQDGADAGEFTVGDVPGTTLAVLSLCVDVARWFSAEGARTPEEVGDLYADLVLRMVGAARP, from the coding sequence ATGGTCACGGAGGCGGAGCGGACGGACGGCTCGGGGGAGGACTGGGCCGATGTGTCCCCGGAGGCGGCCCGCCGCCTGGTCCGTGCCGCCGTCCAGGCGTTCGCCGAGCGCGGCTACCACGCCACCACCACCCGCGACATCGCGGGCCGTGCCGGCATGAGCCCCGCCGCGCTCTACATCCACTACAAGACCAAGGAAGAGCTGCTCTACCGGATCAGCGGCGTCGGCCACGAGAAGGCTCTGCGGATCATGGAGGAGGCGGCCGCCGCCGGGGGCGGCCCCACCGAACGGCTCGCCGCCGCCGTCCGCACCTTCGCGCGCTGGCACGCGCGGCACCACACCACCGCCCGGGTCATCCAGTACGAGCTCCAGGCGCTCAGCGAGGAGCACTACACCGAGATCGCCGACCTGCGGCGCCGTACCGACCGCTCGCTGCGCGGCATCCTCCAGGACGGCGCGGACGCGGGGGAGTTCACCGTCGGTGACGTGCCGGGCACCACCCTCGCCGTGCTGTCGCTGTGCGTGGACGTGGCCCGCTGGTTCTCCGCCGAGGGCGCCCGTACGCCCGAGGAGGTGGGCGACCTGTACGCCGACCTCGTCCTGCGCATGGTGGGCGCGGCCCGTCCATGA
- the soxR gene encoding redox-sensitive transcriptional activator SoxR has translation MPQLPFKVHELTVGQLSARSGAAVSALHFYESKGLISSTRTAGNQRRYTRDALRRVAFVRAAQRVGIPLAVIRDALAELPDERTPNREDWARLSEVWRGELDERISQLVELRDRLTDCIGCGCLSLQKCALSNPYDELGEQGPGARRLRVDRGGGPPRTAGATGAGATTPDECSTNC, from the coding sequence GTGCCTCAGCTTCCTTTCAAGGTCCACGAGCTCACGGTCGGCCAGCTCTCCGCGCGGAGCGGCGCGGCGGTGTCCGCGCTGCACTTCTACGAGTCCAAGGGACTGATCAGCAGCACCCGTACGGCCGGCAACCAGCGCCGCTACACCCGCGACGCGCTGCGCCGGGTCGCCTTCGTGCGCGCCGCCCAGCGGGTCGGCATCCCGCTCGCGGTGATCCGCGACGCGCTCGCCGAGCTGCCCGACGAGCGCACCCCCAACCGGGAGGACTGGGCCCGGCTCTCCGAGGTCTGGCGCGGCGAGCTGGACGAGCGGATCAGCCAGCTCGTGGAGCTGCGCGACCGGCTGACCGACTGCATCGGCTGCGGCTGCCTCTCCCTTCAGAAGTGCGCGCTGTCCAACCCGTACGACGAACTCGGCGAGCAGGGGCCGGGCGCGCGGCGGCTGCGCGTGGACCGGGGCGGCGGACCGCCCCGGACGGCGGGCGCGACCGGCGCCGGTGCCACGACGCCGGACGAATGCAGCACGAACTGCTGA
- a CDS encoding amidase, with translation MAELHDLTALEQAAGVRTGELSPVEITEHYLARAEDLDSTLGAYLTRTPDVARKQAAAAEDEAAVARREGRELPPLHGVPVPVKDLTQVAGVRCTMGSRAFADYVPERDDHVATKLRRAGAILLGKTNTPEFGLPCYTENLLAPPARTPWDLERTAGGSSGGAAAAVAGGLAPVAHGSDGGGSIRIPASLCGLYGIKPSRGLISPGPLQHDVSGLATAGPLARTVADAATLLDAMAGPMPGDPYAAPALPPGETYAAHARRDPGRLRVGFLIDVPFPGVEVHPDCRAAVTETAALLADLGHDVDGLSLPTDDSYRLAFTRVWSVIAANRPVPPEREAELLPLTRYLRGRGAEIPGVEYARALYAFRMLGQLIADGVMPREGGFDVVLTPTVATPPPRVGALRNDADPQAEFAAVGAFTPYTPLYNATGQPAVSVPLHWNAAGLPIGVMLGGRYGEDATLIALSAQLERARPWAHRKPEVW, from the coding sequence ATGGCCGAACTGCACGATCTGACCGCTCTGGAGCAGGCCGCCGGGGTACGGACCGGCGAACTGTCCCCCGTCGAGATCACCGAGCACTACCTCGCCCGCGCCGAGGACCTGGACAGCACACTCGGCGCATACCTCACCCGGACCCCCGACGTCGCCCGCAAACAAGCGGCCGCCGCGGAGGACGAGGCCGCCGTGGCACGGCGCGAGGGGCGGGAACTGCCGCCGCTGCACGGGGTTCCGGTGCCGGTCAAGGACCTGACGCAGGTCGCCGGGGTGCGCTGCACGATGGGCTCGCGGGCGTTCGCCGACTATGTGCCGGAGCGGGACGACCATGTCGCCACCAAGCTGCGCCGGGCGGGCGCGATCCTGCTCGGCAAGACCAACACCCCGGAATTCGGCCTGCCCTGCTACACGGAGAACCTCCTCGCGCCGCCCGCCCGCACCCCCTGGGACCTGGAGCGGACGGCGGGCGGTTCGAGCGGCGGGGCCGCCGCGGCGGTGGCCGGCGGGCTGGCCCCCGTGGCGCACGGCAGCGACGGCGGCGGCTCGATCCGTATCCCCGCCTCGCTCTGCGGCCTGTACGGCATCAAACCGAGCCGCGGTCTGATCAGCCCCGGCCCGCTGCAGCACGACGTCTCCGGCCTGGCCACGGCGGGCCCGCTCGCCCGTACGGTCGCGGACGCCGCCACGCTGCTGGACGCGATGGCCGGCCCGATGCCAGGCGACCCGTACGCGGCGCCCGCGCTGCCGCCCGGCGAGACGTACGCGGCCCACGCCCGGCGCGACCCGGGACGGCTGCGCGTCGGCTTCCTGATCGACGTGCCGTTCCCCGGCGTCGAGGTGCACCCGGACTGCCGGGCCGCCGTCACGGAGACGGCCGCGCTCCTCGCGGACCTCGGGCACGACGTGGACGGACTGTCCCTGCCCACCGACGACAGCTACCGCCTGGCCTTCACCCGGGTCTGGTCGGTGATCGCCGCCAACCGCCCGGTGCCGCCGGAGCGCGAGGCGGAGCTGCTGCCGCTGACCCGCTATCTGCGCGGGCGCGGCGCGGAGATCCCCGGGGTCGAGTACGCCCGCGCGCTGTACGCGTTCCGCATGCTGGGGCAGCTGATCGCTGACGGGGTGATGCCGCGCGAGGGCGGGTTCGACGTGGTGCTGACGCCGACGGTAGCGACGCCGCCGCCGCGTGTGGGCGCGCTGCGCAACGACGCCGACCCGCAGGCCGAGTTCGCCGCGGTCGGTGCCTTCACCCCGTACACGCCGCTCTACAACGCCACCGGCCAGCCCGCGGTGAGCGTGCCGCTGCACTGGAACGCGGCCGGTCTGCCGATCGGCGTCATGCTGGGCGGGCGGTACGGGGAGGACGCGACCCTGATCGCGCTCTCGGCGCAGCTGGAGCGGGCCCGGCCGTGGGCGCACCGCAAGCCGGAGGTCTGGTGA
- a CDS encoding MFS transporter small subunit: protein MTARRTALLVVAWLWVGLPFGYGLYELALKLRQLFTG, encoded by the coding sequence GTGACCGCGCGCCGCACCGCCCTGCTCGTCGTGGCCTGGCTGTGGGTCGGCCTCCCGTTCGGGTACGGCCTTTACGAACTGGCCCTGAAACTGAGACAACTCTTCACGGGCTGA